A window from Citrus sinensis cultivar Valencia sweet orange chromosome 3, DVS_A1.0, whole genome shotgun sequence encodes these proteins:
- the LOC127900810 gene encoding uncharacterized protein LOC127900810: MLSVSRQSDEHDDIPNPTPEQRHDTSEDEVAVDDHLEQTHADSDDAHDSESRTKQFNDYVRRRLDKIDRNVYELKSELKDFKEIVVGFIDTFSTRPNKDSPTGRSYAAPDDYGVYTDVGNQNLSTPTSLYSFYGDVSGESVQVFSEVPPGVSKFGRAYIPSYVYNSPYMILPLRRGKNVRPIPPPQIMDHAQDMNTSVDINPLRGLEDSSLFAEFDRWFAGDMIVVRRVQHPWSFFQILLGLTSMGWLCDEHIHEYLRLISEKQRQYPNALVQRVTLTDTFFWVFLNQLWNNEDCLVDSLVFDDRLNSYLCGRQHTMSKSITDVDILLIPVNLDGAHWVVA, from the exons ACACTTCTGAGGATGAGGTGGCTGTTGATGACCACCTGGAGCAGACACATGCCGACTCTGATGACGCACATGATTCTgag tCGAGGACAAAACAGTTTAATGATTACGTGCGACGACGGCTGGATAAGATTGATCGTAACGTGTATGAATTGAAGTCggaattaaaagattttaaagaaatcgTGGTTGGCTTTATCGACACCTTTTCTACACGTCCAAATAAGGATTCTCCCACCGGACGCTCGTATGCG GCCCCGGATGACTATGGAGTGTATACTGACGTGGGCAATCAAAATTTGTCTACGCCCACGTCATTGTATAGTTTCTACGGGGATGTTAGTGGGGAGAGCGTGCAGGTGTTCTCTGAGGTGCCTCCGGGCGTTAGTAAGTTCGGCCGCGCGTACATACCGTCGTATGTTTATAACAGTCCTTACATGATTCTTCCACTCAGGCGAGGAAAGAACGTCCGGCCTATACCTCCACCCCAAATCATGGACCATGCCCAAGACATGAATACGAGTGTAGATATAAATCCACTGAGAGGATTGGAGGATTCTAGTCTGTTTGCTGAGTTTGATCGATGGTTCGCTGGTGATATGATAGTGGTTCGGAGAGTCCAGCACCCGTGGTCATTCTTTCAAATACTTTTGGGTTTAACTTCGATGGGATGGCTATGCGATGAG CATATTCACGAATATCTCCGCCTGATTAGCGAGAAACAACGGCAGTATCCGAATGCCTTAGTTCAACGTGTCACACTTACtgacacatttttttgg GTGTTCTTGAATCAGTTATGGAACAATGAGGATTGTCTGGTCGATTCATTAGTATTCGACGACCGCTTGAATAGTTATCTTTGTGGGCGACAGCACACAATGTCCAAATCAATTACGGATGTCGATATA TTACTCATCCCTGTGAACTTGGACGGCGCGCATTGGGTAGTAGCATGA
- the LOC127900811 gene encoding uncharacterized protein LOC127900811, giving the protein MAESMSTRLTTWADEIVTKRRTIAERMIVRPPVSPHRFQVIGGGLKEGLVDLRKKTCSCRVFQLDQPVCAHVITACLTHQVDFINLCSNFYTTESLAMAYAQPVEPVGDVADWEVPDEIQEMQVYPPVEAPSCDRRKELRIPSAGEDVDRRTIRCERCHELGHNRKRCKNLIASTRS; this is encoded by the coding sequence atgGCTGAATCAATGAGTACTCGGCTAACAACATGGGCGGATGAAATAGTCACTAAGAGGAGAACTATAGCTGAAAGAATGATAGTTCGGCCGCCGGTGTCTCCGCATCGATTTCAAGTTATAGGTGGTGGGCTTAAGGAAGGTTTGGTTGACTTGCGAAAGAAAACTTGCTCTTGCAGAGTATTTCAGCTTGATCAGCCTGTATGTGCTCATGTAATTACGGCGTGTCTAACACACCAGGTGGATTTTATTAACCTTTGCTCGAACTTTTACACTACAGAATCGTTGGCGATGGCTTATGCACAACCAGTGGAGCCAGTTGGTGATGTGGCTGATTGGGAAGTTCCAGATGAAATTCAGGAGATGCAAGTATACCCACCAGTTGAGGCACCATCATGTGACCGTCGTAAAGAGCTCAGAATACCCTCAGCTGGCGAGGATGTTGACCGGCGGACTATAAGATGCGAGCGGTGTCATGAACTGGGCCATAATCGTAAGCGATGTAAGAACCTCATTGCGTCGACTCGAAGTTAG